A genomic stretch from Pseudomonas sp. MUP55 includes:
- a CDS encoding EamA family transporter, producing the protein MSTQTIDTGWLHGRLGTLVLWALLIATESAGQLFTKVAGDQLGQMDFTWQWLADVARNPGILAAIASYISAFFVWMLILRRSSLSLAFPLSSLVFVAVLLGSWLGLGEHISPLHWVGVGVIIAGIALLAEGEEN; encoded by the coding sequence ATGAGTACGCAAACTATCGATACGGGCTGGTTGCATGGGCGCCTTGGCACCCTGGTGCTGTGGGCGCTGCTGATTGCCACGGAAAGTGCCGGGCAGTTGTTTACCAAAGTGGCCGGTGACCAGTTGGGGCAGATGGATTTCACCTGGCAGTGGCTGGCGGATGTTGCGCGCAACCCCGGGATTCTGGCGGCGATTGCCAGTTATATCAGCGCGTTCTTTGTGTGGATGCTGATCCTGCGGCGGAGCAGTTTGTCGTTGGCCTTCCCGCTGAGTTCGCTGGTGTTCGTGGCGGTGCTGCTGGGATCTTGGTTGGGACTGGGGGAACACATCAGCCCGCTGCACTGGGTGGGGGTTGGGGTGATCATTGCCGGTATCGCCCTGCTGGCCGAGGGCGAAGAAAACTGA
- a CDS encoding alpha/beta hydrolase, protein MRVLLLMAALLFGLPCLAASRCDVNVPTQTVDLAQVSIAYQSIGRASDPALLLVMGLGGQLIHWPDEVVVALCQQGFRVIRYDNRDVGLSTWRQAPASANLTFEVLRYKLGLPVAAPYTLTDMADDALGLMDALQVQQFHVLGASMGGMIAQHLAAMAPQRVESLTLIMTSSGAEGLPAPNAALVQLLSRRSAPNREVALEQQADLLAALGSPNVQDDRQALLQQAAQSYDRAFNPEGVKRQIMAILAEPSRVPLLNQLRVPTLVVHGTADPLLPVMHGVHLAAHIQGSQLKLIPGLAHRFQEAFKAPLLAAVLPYLQAHRQDSAHWAQIDLGEPSKLL, encoded by the coding sequence ATGCGTGTGTTGCTTTTAATGGCCGCTCTGTTGTTCGGCCTGCCGTGTCTTGCGGCTTCTCGATGTGACGTCAATGTCCCGACTCAAACGGTCGACCTGGCTCAGGTGAGCATCGCCTACCAGAGTATCGGGCGTGCGTCCGACCCGGCCTTGCTGCTGGTGATGGGCCTGGGCGGGCAGTTGATCCACTGGCCTGACGAAGTGGTGGTCGCCCTGTGCCAGCAGGGTTTCCGGGTGATCCGCTACGACAACCGTGATGTGGGTCTGTCCACCTGGCGCCAGGCGCCGGCCAGCGCCAACCTGACCTTCGAAGTGCTGCGCTACAAGCTCGGCCTGCCGGTGGCGGCGCCCTATACGCTGACCGACATGGCCGACGATGCCCTGGGTCTGATGGATGCCTTGCAGGTGCAGCAATTTCACGTACTGGGCGCGAGCATGGGCGGCATGATCGCCCAGCACCTGGCGGCGATGGCGCCGCAGCGGGTGGAAAGCCTGACCCTGATCATGACCAGCTCCGGCGCCGAAGGCCTGCCCGCGCCGAATGCAGCGCTGGTGCAGTTGCTGTCGCGGCGCAGCGCACCCAATCGCGAAGTGGCGCTGGAACAGCAAGCCGATTTGCTCGCCGCGCTGGGCAGCCCGAATGTGCAGGATGATCGCCAGGCGCTGCTGCAGCAGGCGGCGCAGTCCTATGACCGCGCGTTCAACCCCGAAGGCGTCAAGCGCCAGATCATGGCGATCCTCGCCGAACCGAGCCGCGTGCCGTTGCTCAACCAACTGCGGGTGCCCACCTTGGTGGTTCATGGCACTGCCGATCCGTTGCTGCCGGTGATGCATGGCGTTCACCTGGCCGCGCATATCCAGGGCAGCCAGTTGAAATTGATTCCGGGCCTGGCCCACCGTTTTCAGGAGGCCTTCAAGGCGCCGTTGCTGGCGGCGGTGCTGCCTTACCTGCAAGCCCATCGCCAAGATAGCGCGCACTGGGCGCAGATCGACTTGGGCGAGCCTTCGAAGCTGCTGTGA
- a CDS encoding MipA/OmpV family protein, which produces MANITSAVLAGILGLSVCGTAWSEGLSGDVGAGLSYQPHDPSGSRYETRPVPYLDLDWGNVSLSTDDGLTWSALNTHGLTAGPYINYLSGRTSNGALQGLRNVSDMAEVGGFIQYAPADFWRVYAQLGQAVGGGHSQSGALGKLGGELGYPLGGGIIGSTGLVAHFADARQTNTFFGVDGNEAAATGFKPYNASGGFQNVALSQSFQFPLAPNWSLLTSASWVHLVGSAANSSIVRQAGEVNQGQVQTAISYTFD; this is translated from the coding sequence ATGGCCAACATCACTTCTGCGGTACTCGCGGGGATTCTCGGGCTCAGCGTCTGCGGCACCGCCTGGTCAGAAGGCCTGAGCGGCGACGTGGGCGCCGGCCTCAGTTACCAGCCCCATGACCCGAGCGGCAGCCGCTACGAAACCCGCCCCGTGCCCTATCTGGACCTGGACTGGGGCAACGTCAGCCTGAGCACGGATGACGGCTTGACCTGGAGCGCGCTGAACACCCATGGACTCACCGCCGGCCCGTACATCAATTACCTGTCGGGGCGCACCTCCAACGGCGCGCTGCAAGGCCTGCGCAATGTGTCGGACATGGCTGAGGTCGGGGGCTTCATTCAGTACGCACCGGCCGATTTCTGGCGGGTCTACGCACAGCTCGGCCAGGCCGTGGGCGGTGGCCATTCCCAGAGCGGCGCACTCGGCAAACTGGGCGGCGAGCTGGGTTATCCATTGGGTGGCGGGATTATCGGCAGCACAGGCCTGGTCGCGCATTTTGCCGATGCACGCCAGACCAACACCTTTTTCGGCGTCGACGGCAACGAAGCCGCCGCCACGGGGTTCAAGCCCTACAACGCCAGTGGCGGGTTCCAGAACGTCGCCTTGAGCCAGAGCTTCCAGTTCCCCCTGGCGCCCAACTGGTCATTGCTGACCAGCGCCAGCTGGGTGCACCTGGTCGGTTCGGCAGCCAACAGCAGCATCGTCAGGCAGGCCGGCGAGGTGAATCAGGGCCAGGTGCAGACGGCGATCAGCTACACATTTGATTAA
- a CDS encoding sensor histidine kinase: protein MITKTRQKARPFAISRWSVQRKLVLAFWLVSVIPTMIAAELAATTLSQIFDSNVRIWLQESTKIVKDEIGDILHDNARMAKLFLRYTSPPTSKQAERHDRLTADIADATDIDVVALIRTSDHKVMFSTASDDIVKQISLTSNAVLQTVQVAGVSTGMVVSTFETNRDGVDYLLLVATYLDSSFLTSVADVHSLDLRLYLANASGFSEIFSTQRFENHPSRIPKNVEADLRSTRQPSEQFTNQYSGLYWPIFNDAGELQGVIFSGLLRHTSLVGLVNQSNLFVLIFLVSSALSLAAGVWVSRRLTQPLRDLSQGVNAVISGNYAHRVVVSGGDELAQLSSTFNHMTERLGELHHLEAQLRRRDRLHALGEVAMGLAHEIRNPLGIIKTATQLLHRRADLADTDKRHLEYVISEVSRINELITEFLDFAKPNPPIRVLQPARALVEEILGFCGPELSTHNIDAQIDDQAPDATIYADAKQLKQACLNLILNAIDAMPDGGRLILGIRSVGDHTVISIADTGQGIAADMVERIFTPFVTTKASGTGLGLAKVYSIMESHDGSIECATEKDAGATFSLYIPANGEDEGEDEDGHDA from the coding sequence ATGATCACCAAGACCCGCCAGAAAGCCCGCCCCTTTGCCATTTCGCGCTGGAGCGTCCAGCGCAAGCTGGTGCTGGCCTTCTGGCTGGTCAGCGTTATTCCGACCATGATTGCGGCGGAACTGGCCGCCACCACGCTGTCGCAGATTTTCGACAGCAACGTGCGTATCTGGCTGCAGGAGTCGACCAAGATCGTCAAGGACGAGATCGGTGACATCCTTCACGACAACGCGCGCATGGCCAAGCTGTTCCTGCGCTACACCAGCCCACCTACGTCCAAACAGGCCGAACGGCATGACCGGCTCACCGCCGACATCGCCGATGCCACCGACATCGATGTGGTGGCGCTGATTCGCACCAGCGACCACAAGGTAATGTTCAGCACCGCCTCCGATGACATCGTCAAGCAGATCAGCCTGACCAGCAATGCGGTGTTGCAGACGGTCCAGGTGGCCGGGGTAAGCACGGGCATGGTGGTGTCGACCTTCGAGACCAACCGTGATGGGGTCGATTATCTGTTGCTGGTGGCCACCTACCTGGACAGCAGTTTCCTCACCAGCGTGGCCGATGTGCATTCCCTCGACCTGCGCCTGTACCTGGCCAACGCTTCGGGATTTTCCGAGATATTTTCCACTCAGCGCTTCGAAAACCACCCCTCGCGCATCCCGAAAAATGTGGAAGCCGACCTGCGCAGCACGCGGCAGCCGAGCGAGCAGTTCACCAATCAGTACAGCGGCTTGTACTGGCCGATATTCAACGATGCCGGCGAGCTGCAAGGCGTGATCTTCAGTGGCCTGCTGCGCCACACGAGCCTGGTGGGGCTGGTGAACCAGAGCAACCTGTTCGTGCTGATTTTCCTGGTCAGCTCGGCGCTGTCGCTGGCCGCGGGTGTGTGGGTGTCGCGCCGCCTGACCCAGCCCCTGCGCGACTTGTCCCAGGGCGTGAACGCGGTGATCTCCGGCAATTACGCGCACCGTGTGGTGGTCAGCGGCGGCGATGAGCTGGCGCAGTTGAGCAGCACCTTCAACCACATGACTGAACGTCTGGGCGAACTGCATCATCTGGAAGCCCAACTGCGCCGGCGTGATCGCCTGCATGCCCTGGGTGAAGTGGCCATGGGCCTGGCCCATGAAATCCGCAACCCGTTGGGCATCATCAAGACGGCGACCCAACTGCTGCACCGGCGCGCCGACCTTGCGGACACCGACAAGCGTCACCTGGAGTACGTCATCAGTGAGGTCAGCCGGATCAACGAGCTGATCACCGAGTTCCTCGACTTCGCCAAGCCCAACCCGCCGATACGCGTACTGCAACCGGCCCGCGCCCTGGTCGAAGAAATTCTCGGGTTCTGCGGGCCGGAGTTGAGCACGCACAACATCGACGCGCAGATCGACGACCAGGCGCCCGACGCCACCATCTACGCGGACGCCAAGCAGCTCAAGCAGGCCTGTCTGAACCTGATTCTCAACGCCATCGACGCGATGCCCGACGGCGGACGCCTGATTCTGGGTATCCGCAGCGTGGGCGATCACACCGTGATCAGCATTGCCGATACCGGCCAGGGCATTGCGGCGGATATGGTCGAGCGCATCTTCACGCCGTTTGTCACCACCAAGGCCTCCGGCACGGGCCTGGGCCTGGCCAAAGTCTATTCGATCATGGAAAGTCACGACGGCAGCATTGAGTGCGCCACCGAGAAAGATGCCGGCGCCACCTTCAGCCTGTACATTCCGGCTAACGGTGAAGACGAAGGCGAGGATGAGGACGGGCATGACGCATAA
- a CDS encoding GNAT family N-acetyltransferase: MITTQAFPTIRAIQRDAWNACFPGALEDWDYYVAVENAAIDDFQWRYLAVYEGGTLAAVAVAFITHYRLDTTVSGAGKRLTERVARLWPGLLQLGLYALGSPVAERCDVGFANGVADARRPLLLKHLLQVARRDADDFGIGLVAVKDAPSNDPHWAQSCRAAGFQSMPSLPTGMLPLPYGSVDAYLGSLGKSTRKDLRRKLRAPGPRVEWRRNIDDVLPEVMRLYEATLTRSDLQFERLPAGYFTEILERLQERAVCALYWVDEHLVAFNLILLDEHRLIDKFFGHDIAFSREYNLYFRSWLTNVDYCIQHNIAVYECGQAGYASKLRLGCQFQGNSLFFRHRNRLVNGVLTLVKMLFRPDRSDPAMAAAISET; the protein is encoded by the coding sequence GTGATAACCACCCAAGCCTTCCCCACCATCCGGGCTATCCAGCGCGATGCCTGGAATGCGTGTTTTCCCGGTGCCCTGGAAGACTGGGACTACTACGTGGCCGTGGAAAACGCCGCCATCGATGACTTCCAGTGGCGGTACCTTGCGGTTTACGAAGGGGGAACGCTGGCGGCAGTGGCCGTCGCGTTCATCACCCATTACCGTCTCGACACCACGGTGTCGGGCGCCGGCAAGCGCTTGACCGAGCGTGTGGCGCGACTGTGGCCGGGGCTTTTGCAACTGGGGCTGTATGCCCTTGGTTCGCCGGTGGCCGAGCGCTGTGACGTGGGGTTCGCCAATGGTGTGGCGGATGCGCGGCGCCCGCTGTTGCTCAAGCATTTGCTCCAGGTGGCACGCCGGGATGCCGATGACTTTGGCATCGGCCTGGTGGCGGTCAAGGACGCGCCGAGCAACGACCCGCATTGGGCCCAAAGTTGTCGCGCTGCGGGCTTTCAAAGCATGCCGAGCCTGCCCACGGGCATGCTGCCGTTGCCCTACGGCTCAGTGGATGCCTACCTGGGCTCGCTGGGTAAATCCACGCGCAAGGACCTGCGCCGCAAGCTGCGCGCGCCGGGGCCGCGGGTGGAGTGGCGGCGCAATATCGATGATGTGCTGCCCGAGGTGATGCGCCTCTATGAAGCCACGCTCACGCGCTCGGACCTGCAGTTCGAACGCCTGCCCGCCGGTTACTTCACGGAAATTCTCGAAAGGCTGCAAGAGCGTGCGGTGTGTGCGCTTTACTGGGTGGACGAGCACCTGGTGGCGTTCAACCTGATCCTGCTCGACGAGCATCGGCTGATCGATAAGTTTTTCGGGCATGACATCGCCTTCAGCCGCGAATACAACCTGTACTTCCGCAGTTGGTTGACCAATGTCGACTACTGTATCCAACACAATATTGCGGTGTATGAGTGCGGCCAAGCCGGGTATGCCAGTAAACTGCGCCTGGGCTGCCAGTTCCAGGGCAACAGCCTGTTTTTCCGCCACCGCAATCGGTTGGTCAACGGCGTGCTCACGTTAGTCAAAATGTTGTTCCGACCGGATCGTTCCGACCCTGCCATGGCTGCTGCGATAAGCGAAACCTGA
- a CDS encoding DsbA family oxidoreductase — translation MSTPLKIDFISDVSCPWCIIGLRGLTEALDQLGPEVQAEIHFQPFELNPNMPAEGQNIVEHITEKYGSTAQESQANRERIRDMGAALGFAFRTDGQSRIYNTFDAHRLLHWAGLEGLQYNLKEALFKAYFSDGQDPSDHATLAIIAESVGLDLKRAAEILASDEYAADVREQEQLWISRGVTSVPTIVFNDQYAVSGGQPAEAFVGAIRQIIEEAKK, via the coding sequence ATGAGTACTCCCCTGAAAATCGATTTCATCAGCGACGTCTCTTGCCCCTGGTGCATCATCGGCCTGCGCGGCCTGACCGAAGCCCTCGACCAGTTGGGTCCTGAGGTGCAGGCCGAGATTCATTTCCAGCCCTTCGAGCTGAACCCGAACATGCCCGCCGAGGGGCAGAACATCGTCGAACACATCACCGAAAAATACGGCTCCACCGCGCAAGAATCCCAGGCCAACCGCGAGCGCATCCGCGACATGGGCGCCGCGCTGGGCTTTGCCTTTCGCACTGACGGTCAGAGCCGCATCTACAACACCTTCGATGCCCACCGCCTGTTGCATTGGGCCGGGCTGGAAGGCTTGCAATACAACCTCAAGGAGGCGCTGTTCAAGGCCTATTTCAGCGACGGCCAGGACCCCTCCGACCACGCGACCCTGGCGATCATCGCCGAAAGTGTTGGGCTGGACCTCAAGCGCGCCGCCGAGATACTCGCCAGCGACGAGTACGCCGCTGACGTGCGCGAGCAGGAGCAACTGTGGATCAGCCGTGGCGTAACCTCGGTGCCAACCATCGTGTTCAACGACCAGTACGCGGTCAGTGGTGGCCAGCCGGCCGAAGCCTTTGTGGGCGCGATTCGCCAGATCATCGAAGAAGCCAAAAAATAA
- a CDS encoding MtnX-like HAD-IB family phosphatase has protein sequence MIQWHIVCDFDGTITPTDVIDNVLQRFASPEWETIEQEWLEGHIGSRECLSRQLALIKATPSELLAYFDSVEIDPDFPDFVDHVMGLGATIEVVSDGIEQGIARILSRNYVTLLPILANRLRQVDQNSWRIDFPYASDACRAASGNCKCKSTPRDKRVLVIGDGKSDMCVASTADFVFAKGSLAEYCVANQIPHARFDTFAEVPALLAQLPQGIAANATSFTADTQEIFHHV, from the coding sequence ATGATCCAATGGCATATCGTGTGTGACTTCGACGGGACCATCACCCCCACCGATGTCATCGACAACGTCCTCCAACGCTTCGCCAGCCCCGAGTGGGAAACCATCGAGCAGGAATGGCTGGAAGGGCATATCGGTTCACGCGAATGCCTGAGCCGCCAACTGGCGCTGATCAAGGCGACGCCGAGCGAGTTGCTGGCCTATTTCGACAGTGTCGAGATCGACCCGGACTTCCCGGATTTCGTCGACCACGTCATGGGCCTTGGCGCGACCATTGAAGTGGTCAGCGACGGCATCGAGCAGGGCATTGCACGCATTCTGTCGCGCAACTACGTGACCTTGCTGCCGATCCTCGCCAACCGTCTGCGCCAGGTCGACCAGAACAGCTGGCGCATCGACTTCCCGTATGCCAGCGATGCCTGCCGCGCCGCTTCCGGCAACTGCAAATGCAAATCCACGCCGCGTGACAAGCGCGTGCTGGTGATCGGCGATGGCAAGTCCGACATGTGCGTGGCCTCCACCGCCGACTTCGTGTTCGCCAAGGGCAGCCTCGCCGAGTACTGCGTCGCCAACCAGATTCCCCATGCGCGCTTCGACACCTTCGCCGAAGTGCCCGCACTGCTGGCGCAACTGCCCCAAGGCATCGCCGCCAACGCCACCTCTTTTACTGCCGACACACAGGAAATTTTCCACCATGTCTGA
- a CDS encoding arginase: MNILDLDHSLTGQAPIAQRLASGRATRLDLLDLGPKLRLWSTEKTWKRFVERLAQRPRPSDARPEILFVGSGDYHHLTPAFLADLKEPISLIHFDNHPDWVRFAPKRHCGSWVNRALKMPAIKRIVTLGPCSDDLHNPQLRGGNLGALKRGTLQLFPWQHPPSKVWGRVGDGAGHWQQENHLHWRNLAELDWAAFLDQMIASLPTEAVWITVDKDVLASEDAATNWDQGGMRLSHLLQALRALAAHKRIIGIDVCGEFAAPAFSNAFKRWEAKSDQPPPERWSAQDLQRNAATNAALIDLFEELFP; encoded by the coding sequence TTGAACATTCTTGACCTCGACCACAGCCTCACCGGCCAGGCGCCGATCGCCCAGCGGTTGGCCAGCGGCCGGGCCACGCGCCTCGATCTGCTGGACCTGGGCCCGAAACTGCGCCTGTGGTCCACCGAAAAAACCTGGAAACGTTTCGTCGAGCGCCTGGCCCAGCGGCCACGGCCCAGCGATGCGCGCCCGGAAATCCTGTTCGTCGGCTCCGGTGACTATCACCACCTTACGCCGGCATTCCTCGCCGACCTCAAGGAACCCATCAGCCTGATCCACTTCGATAACCACCCCGACTGGGTGCGCTTTGCGCCCAAGCGACACTGTGGTTCCTGGGTCAATCGCGCGCTGAAAATGCCAGCGATCAAACGCATCGTCACCCTCGGCCCCTGCAGTGACGACCTGCATAACCCGCAACTGCGCGGCGGCAACCTCGGCGCCCTCAAGCGCGGCACGTTGCAGCTGTTCCCCTGGCAGCACCCGCCCTCGAAAGTCTGGGGCCGGGTCGGCGACGGCGCCGGGCACTGGCAGCAGGAAAATCACCTGCACTGGCGCAACCTGGCGGAACTGGACTGGGCGGCCTTTCTTGACCAGATGATCGCCAGCCTGCCCACCGAAGCGGTCTGGATCACCGTCGACAAGGACGTGCTCGCCAGCGAAGACGCGGCCACCAATTGGGACCAGGGTGGTATGCGCCTGAGCCACCTTCTCCAGGCGTTGAGGGCGTTGGCGGCGCACAAACGCATCATCGGTATCGACGTGTGCGGCGAGTTCGCAGCGCCTGCGTTCAGCAACGCCTTCAAGCGCTGGGAAGCCAAGTCCGACCAGCCCCCGCCCGAGCGTTGGAGTGCCCAGGACCTGCAGCGCAATGCGGCGACCAATGCCGCCCTGATCGACCTGTTCGAGGAGTTGTTTCCGTGA
- a CDS encoding alpha/beta hydrolase, with protein sequence MSAGEIDLGEGDAGFVLGAGPVGILLIHGLTGTPTELRQVAKGLVKAGNCTVYVPTLAGHCGDNSDLQATGWRDWYEGVRKTFAQIAQRHAQVFVGGLSMGAVMSMYVAAEHPGRVAGLLMYSTTLKYDGWSINKLAFLTPLLMKIPFGVHVCSFEEKPPYGIKNERLRAIVERQMKEGQSSEAGLLTMEGITVRELHRMNAVVKKRMPEINVPALVLHSIEDDITSRWNADYVERHLGGPVTKILLDNCYHMITVDLQYRRVIELSAQFVEQHSVQLNRVA encoded by the coding sequence GTGAGTGCCGGCGAGATCGACCTCGGTGAAGGTGATGCCGGCTTCGTTCTCGGTGCTGGTCCGGTCGGGATCCTGTTGATCCATGGCCTGACCGGTACGCCAACGGAACTGCGACAGGTCGCCAAGGGGCTGGTCAAGGCGGGCAACTGCACGGTGTACGTGCCCACCCTGGCCGGGCATTGCGGCGATAACAGCGACCTGCAGGCCACCGGCTGGCGCGACTGGTACGAAGGGGTGCGCAAGACCTTCGCACAGATCGCCCAGCGTCACGCGCAAGTGTTCGTCGGCGGCTTGTCCATGGGCGCGGTGATGTCGATGTACGTGGCGGCCGAACACCCGGGGCGCGTCGCCGGGCTGCTGATGTATTCCACCACCTTGAAGTACGACGGCTGGAGCATCAACAAACTGGCGTTTCTCACGCCGTTGCTGATGAAGATTCCATTCGGCGTGCACGTGTGCAGTTTCGAAGAGAAGCCGCCCTACGGCATCAAGAACGAACGCCTGCGGGCCATCGTCGAGCGGCAGATGAAGGAAGGCCAGAGCAGCGAGGCGGGGTTGTTGACCATGGAAGGCATCACCGTGCGCGAGTTGCACCGCATGAACGCCGTGGTCAAGAAACGCATGCCCGAGATCAACGTGCCGGCGCTGGTGTTGCACTCCATTGAGGACGACATCACCAGCCGCTGGAACGCCGATTACGTGGAGCGCCACCTCGGCGGCCCGGTGACCAAGATTTTGCTGGATAACTGCTACCACATGATCACCGTCGACCTGCAATACCGGCGGGTGATCGAGTTGAGTGCGCAGTTTGTCGAGCAGCATTCGGTGCAACTCAATCGTGTGGCGTGA
- a CDS encoding EamA family transporter, producing MTLTVVLLLAFSIVLDVIGQLCFKLGVDRLPQLDGGFRLRAFWGQVLNAPLLWAGVGAYAVEFFVWLEALSRAPLSLLFPLAALAYCLVVLAGRWVLNETVSRRRWLGTLVITLGVMLVAIAGNPV from the coding sequence GTGACCCTGACCGTGGTGTTGTTGCTGGCGTTTTCCATCGTCCTCGATGTGATCGGCCAGCTGTGTTTCAAGCTGGGCGTGGACCGTTTGCCGCAACTCGATGGCGGTTTTCGCCTGCGCGCATTCTGGGGCCAGGTGCTCAATGCTCCGCTGTTGTGGGCCGGCGTCGGCGCTTATGCCGTCGAATTTTTCGTGTGGCTCGAAGCGTTGTCCCGCGCACCGTTGAGCCTGTTATTTCCGCTGGCGGCGTTGGCTTATTGCCTGGTGGTACTGGCGGGCCGATGGGTGCTCAACGAAACCGTCAGCCGACGCCGTTGGTTGGGCACGCTGGTGATTACCTTGGGTGTGATGTTGGTGGCGATTGCGGGGAACCCGGTATGA
- a CDS encoding aspartate aminotransferase family protein, giving the protein MSDIRIATAEDRILLDKEAKYCSYGDTVHYIEPPRIFSRCEGSYVWDTEDQAYLDLQMWYSAVNFGYANPRLNNALKQQIDTLPQIASQYLHKGKIELSEMIAVDAKNKFGLDGRVHFNVGGSQSIEDSLKVVRNASNGKSLMFAFEGGYHGRTLGASSITSSFRYRRRYGHFGERANFIPFPYHFRGPKGMTKEEYGSHCVQQFARLFDTEYNGVWDPKTNQCEYAAFYVEPIQGTGGYVIPPMNFYRELKHVLDQHGILMVSDEIQMGFYRTGKLWSIEHFDVQPDVIVFGKALTNGLNPLGGIWAREELINPKVFPPGSTHSTFASNPLGTAVGLEMFKMTNEVDYGAMVMAKGKYFLEGLQDLQKRFPIIGDVDGLGLALRCEICGPDGFTPDKATLDYMVEEGMKGDMVVDGQKLGLILDVGGYYKNVITLAPSLEISYPEIDLGLKLLEQLLVRATTR; this is encoded by the coding sequence ATGTCTGATATCCGTATCGCTACCGCCGAAGACCGGATCCTTCTGGATAAAGAAGCCAAGTACTGCTCCTACGGCGACACCGTGCACTACATCGAGCCGCCGCGTATTTTCAGCCGTTGCGAAGGCTCCTACGTGTGGGACACCGAAGACCAGGCCTACCTCGACCTGCAAATGTGGTACTCGGCCGTCAACTTCGGTTACGCCAACCCGCGCCTGAACAACGCGCTCAAACAGCAGATCGACACGCTGCCGCAGATCGCCAGCCAGTACCTGCACAAGGGCAAGATCGAGCTGTCGGAAATGATCGCGGTCGATGCCAAGAACAAGTTCGGCCTCGACGGCCGCGTGCACTTCAATGTCGGCGGTTCGCAGTCGATTGAAGACTCGCTGAAAGTGGTGCGTAACGCGTCCAACGGCAAGAGCCTGATGTTCGCCTTCGAGGGCGGCTACCACGGGCGTACCCTCGGCGCCTCGTCGATCACCTCCAGCTTCCGCTACCGCCGCCGCTACGGTCACTTTGGCGAGCGCGCCAACTTCATCCCGTTCCCTTACCACTTCCGTGGCCCGAAGGGCATGACCAAGGAAGAGTACGGCAGCCACTGCGTGCAGCAATTCGCGCGGTTGTTCGATACCGAATACAACGGCGTCTGGGACCCGAAAACCAACCAGTGCGAGTACGCCGCGTTCTACGTCGAGCCGATCCAGGGCACCGGCGGCTACGTCATTCCGCCGATGAACTTCTACCGCGAACTCAAGCACGTGCTGGACCAGCACGGCATCCTGATGGTCAGCGACGAAATTCAGATGGGCTTCTACCGCACCGGCAAGCTGTGGTCGATCGAGCACTTCGACGTGCAGCCGGACGTGATCGTGTTCGGCAAGGCGCTGACCAACGGCCTCAACCCGCTGGGCGGCATCTGGGCCCGTGAAGAACTGATCAACCCGAAGGTCTTCCCGCCAGGTTCGACCCACTCCACCTTCGCCTCCAACCCGTTGGGCACGGCGGTCGGCCTGGAAATGTTCAAGATGACCAATGAAGTCGACTACGGCGCGATGGTCATGGCCAAGGGCAAATACTTCCTCGAAGGCCTGCAAGACTTGCAGAAGCGTTTCCCGATCATCGGCGACGTCGACGGCCTGGGCCTGGCCCTGCGCTGCGAAATCTGCGGCCCGGACGGCTTCACTCCAGACAAGGCGACCCTGGACTACATGGTCGAGGAAGGCATGAAGGGCGACATGGTGGTCGACGGCCAGAAACTCGGCCTGATCCTTGACGTGGGCGGCTACTACAAGAACGTGATCACCCTGGCGCCGTCGCTGGAAATCAGCTACCCGGAAATCGACCTGGGCTTGAAGCTGCTCGAGCAACTGCTGGTGCGGGCGACCACGCGGTGA